ATATAATCCGGAATGTCTATTATGTCACGTCCGAGGCTCAGGCTTTCCTGAGCGCCCGGTAACGCGTATCCCACGGCTATGTTTCTGTTTCCGTCGTTAATAATTTTGCCGTTTGTTATTTCAATATTTGTGAACTTGTCATTATCGAGAACAAGTCCCGTAAGAACCGCGAACGGAACAAAGATTTTTTCATCTTTGCCGTTGATTTCTACGGTTTCGTACTGATTGTTTTTAAAATCGAAACGAAGCGTCACTCGTCCGCTTTTTCCGGCAAGTTCGGAGGCAGAGATGGTTTTTCCGCCGAGTGTGTAGGTCAGAATAACGTCCACGGGAAGAGCCTTGTCAATTGTTCCCTTGTAGTAAATGTCGCCGCTCTTTGCATCCCAAATCTTTTCGTCGCCGGAAATTGTATAAGAACTGTCACCTTTGACGGCTTCGATGTTTTTAAGCAGTGTTTTATCGTTTATCTTGTCTGCGGAAGCGATATTCTTGATCCAGTCCGTCACGATGACCTTCTGCGCGCTGCCGTCCGCGGCGGCAATTATATAAACAGTTTCGGCTTTATCTGCCTTTGAAGTTGCATTGCCGACTGTTGATGCATCAGAAACAGCTGAAGCGGCTCCCGTGCAGTCAGCATTATATTCGGCTCCCGATTTCACCAATGACGAAAGTCCTATCGCCGAAGCGGAAACGGCAAAAGCAATGCTCATTATTATTGCGAATGTTTTTTTATTCATAATATATTACCCTCTTTAGTTTGCTTTTTTGAACTGAATCCCAGACTTGTTGCTTTAATCACCCTGTCAAACAGCATGAGAAGTGCAGGCAGCACGAATATAACCGCGAGCATACTGATTATAGCGCCGCGCGCCATAAGGTTGCACATCGAGCTGATAAGGCTGACATTTGAATAAACTCCTACGCCGAATGTCGCCGCGAAGAAGCCGAGCGCACTGACCAGAACCGACGGTATCGTTGAGGCAAGCGCCTGTATAACCGAGGCTTGCTTATCCATCCCCCCTGCCGCTCGGTTGCTTTTATAACGCGTTGTCATAAGTATCGCATAGTCGACTGTTGCGCCAAGTTGAATTGTGCTTATCGCGATTGGAGCGATGAACGGCATTGATGTTTTCGTATAATAAGATATTCCCAGATTGATGAAAATAGCAAATTCTATGACTGAAACAAGGATGACCGGAAGCGATAAGCTTTTTAATACCAGAGCGATTATCACAAAGATTGCGGCTATTGAAATCCATGTTACAACGGTAAAGTCATGGTCGGTGACCTCAATCAAATCCTTGGTACACGGCGCTTCACCGATAAGCATGCCGTTTTCATCATATTTTTTAAGTATTGAATTTATGGAATCAATCTGTTTATTGCATTCGTCGGTTGAAACCTTGTATTCGGAGTTTATGAGAATCAACTGATATTTATCGCTCTTCAGAACACGCAGTATCGAATCCGGAACCATTTCCTCCGGTACAAGGCTGCCTACGACGGAATCAAGTCCGAGCGCTAATTTAACGCCGTCAACCGATTTGATTTCCGAAAGCATTTCTTTCGCGTCTTTGGGCAGCATATCGGATTTACAGAGTATCATGTGTGTCGAGGCAATATCAAAATTTTCCTTAAGCTTTGTGTTGGCGATAAAGAACCCCATGTCTTCTTCAGAAATGCTGCTTATATCGTCATTTGAAAGTATGTTTGTGAAATCATAATAAACAGGCGTATTAATATATCCGTAGAGTGCGGGAACAAGCATCACGACGAAGATGACAAGCCACACCCACGAACGCTTTACCAAAAATGCAGCTAATTTATCTGTTTTTGGAATAAGCGAGCGGTGATTTGTCTTTGAAAGCAATGGATCGCACAGCAGTATCAGCGCCGGAAGCGTGGTCACACTGCCGATAACACCCAACAAAACGCCCTTTCCCATTACTATACCGAGGTCACTGCCCATTGTGTAACTCATGAAGCAGAGTGCGATAAATCCCGCTATCGTTGTTACCGAGCTTCCTGTGACAGAAGTGATCGTATCGGAAATTGCCGATGCCATCGCATCTTTATTGTCTGGGTAAAGACATCTTTTTTCCTCATAGCTGTGCCAGAGAAATATAGAATAATCCATTGTGACGGCGAGCTGTAAAACCGCCGCGAGTGCTTTTGTTATATATGAAATTTCACCGATTATGATATTAGAGCCCATATTTAAAATAATTGCTATTCCTATGCTTGCCAGAAATATAAGAGGCGCTATCCAGTTGTCCATGAACAGCATCATTGCGGCAAGGGCACAAAGAATGGCTATTGTCACATAAATTGGCTCCTCGCGTTCGCACATCGCTTTGAGGTCGGTTACCAGCGCGGAGATGCCGGATACGAAGCACTGCTTTCCGGTTATAGCTCGTATCTCTCCTACTGCCTTCATGGTCTCATCCGAAGATGAAGAAGAATCAAAGAAAACCGCAAGCAGAGTAGCGTCTCCTGAATTGAAAGCGTTATAATATTTTTCGGGAAGAATTTCCTTTGGGATTGTAATGTCGCACAAGTCGTCATACCATAATGCGTCCGCGACATGATCAACCGACTCGATCTTTTTTTCGAGAGCAGCGACATCACGGTCATTCATTCCTTCGACTATTACAAGCGAAAATGCCCCTTTACCAAATTCATCGAGAAGTATGTTCTGCCCTTTTACCGTATCCATATCGTCGGGCAGATAGGAAAGCATATCGTAATTTATATGTGTGTTTATAATACCGAACGCGGAGGGAATTATTAATAAAACTGCAATGATCAGAATCGGGATTCGAAATCTGACCACCACGCGACCGAATTTCTGCATATTTATCCTCTCTGAGTTAAATGTTTATTTGCATATCATGCCTGAGTTTTTCCGCAAGATCTGTCTTTTCCCAGCCCATACCGTGCGCATTTTCACCGAAATGGCCTCCGCAGGAAAGCCGCGAATATATCGGAGCGCGAAGATTGAAACGGCGGATTATCATTTCCGGACGCATATCGATGTTGTCGCATACCCATTTTGCTATAATGTCGTCGCCGGCGCGTCCTGTGCTGAATGTACAGATATATACGGATACAGGTTCTGCAAGTCCGATAGCATACGCGAGCTGAACCTCGCATCTGTCTGCCATTCCGGACGACACTATGTTTTTGGCTATATATCTGGCCATATATGCGCCGCTTTTATCAACCTTTGTCGGATCCTTGCCTGAAAACGAACCGCCGCCGTGACGCGAGTAGCCTCCGTAAGTGTCTGCGATAATTTTACGTCCGGTTAAGCCTGAATCGGCCGCCGGGCCTCCGAGTGTAAAGCGTCCGGTCGGGTTGATGAAAATGCTTGTCTTATCGTCTATAAGCGTATCCGGCAGAGTTGGAAGCACGACTTTATCGACGATTTTTTTGCGCAGCGTATCGATATCGATACAAGACTCGTGTTGCGTCGATACTATCACAGCCGAAACACGCACGGGCTTTCCGTCGTCATACTCGACCGTGACCTGGGTTTTGCCGTCGGGCAGAAGATTCGGAATGATATCCGATGTGCGGACATATTCAAGCCTTTTTGAAAGCTTGTTCGCAAGTGAAATCGGCAGAGGCATCAGCTCGGCGGTTTCGCCGCAGGCATATCCGAACATCATGCCCTGATCTCCCGCGCCGTTGTCCTCAGCATACCGCCTATTTATTCCCAATGCAATATCAGGCGATTGACCGTGTATATCCAATTCAATTTTACAGTTGTCTGCGTCAAAGCCGCAGCCATGTTTTGTATAACCTATATCACGGATAACCGAGCGTGCGATTTTCTCGAAATCAGGCATATGTGTCGAAGTAATCTCGCCCATAATGTGTACCTTTTCGGTAACGGCAGTCACCTCGCAGGCGACGCGGGCTGTCAGGTCATGTTCTAATATATCATCGAGAACCGCATCGGCAATCTGATCGCACACCTTATCTGGGTGTCCGCGTGTCACCGATTCCGAAGTAAAGAAATGTTTCATATTAATCCTCCGAAATGATCAACTGCCATCATTGCTTTTTAATTTCATCGCATGTTTGGCATTCGCTGTATTTGCCATTGCATTTCCAAAGCTTCTCCGCAACGGGAGCCCATGCATTGGCCCGGTCGACGCACTTATCTGCGAAATCTTCGGCTTTTTCGGGAGCAACAGCATCTGTTGAAGTGACGCCGGTCTTATTTACTATCGCCGTCAGGCGGCCTGGATTGTCGAGCACGGGGCATGGACGAAGCATGTTATCGTTAAATGGTTGATTTTCGCGATATGCCATAAACAGCGGCTTTTTATAAGCCTCAAGCAGCGTGTCTGTACGAATGTTGGAATCTGCATAGTGTATGAAGGCGCAAGGCTCGATATCACCGTTTGCGTTTATATGCAGATAATCTCTGCCTCCGGCGATACAGCCTCCGACATATTCTCCATCGTTCCAGAAATCCATAGTGAATAAAGGCTTTTTATTCCGAAAATCTCTGATCCTGTGATACATAAATTCTCTTTGCTCTGCCGTTGCCATAAGCTCTGGAACAGCGTCGCGGCCGATCGGCATATATGTAAAAAACCATGCGAATTTTGCCCCCCAATTTATCATTGCGTCAAAGTATTCCTCGCTTCCGATTGATTCGGCGTTCTTAATTGTATAACAACAGGACACGCCGAAAAGCAGCTTATTGGATTTCAGTATAGACATTGCTTTCATAACCGCGGCAAAGGTTCCTTTACCGCGGCGGAAATCTGTTGCTTCCTCAAAGCCTTCAACGCTGATAGCCGGAGCGAAATTCTTCACACAGAGCATGTCGTCCGCGAATTTTTCATCGATCAGCGTGCCGTTTGTAAACGCGAGAAACCCGCATTCCGGATGTCTTTCACAGAGGGTTATGATATCTGCTTTTCTTACAAGCGGCTCTCCGCCGGAATAAATATAGAAATAACAGCCGAGTTCTTCGCCCTGCTTGATAATTCCGTCAAGTTCTTCAAGCGTAAGATTAAGCTTGTTTCCGTATTCTGCCGCCCAGCAGCCTGTACATTTGAGATTGCAGGCCGAGGTCGGATCTATCAGCATGGCCCACGGTATATTGCACTCGTGCTTTGCTTTGTTTTCCCTTTGAATTTTGCATCCGATGAACGAATTGTTCACTGCGATTGTTTCAAATGTCTTGCGTCTCACGCCCGAATCAATGTCTGACCACAAACTCAAAACAAGTTTACGCCAGTTATTGTCAGGCTTTTCAAAGACATTCGCAATCGCTTTTGATTGGTTGGCTATGGTGTTTTCGCCGTGATTGAATTGTTGGTCAAGCTTGACCAGGTCGTTAAGCAGCTTCGGAATGTTTTTCTCCGGATTTTTATCCATGTAGTCATACGCCTTCATGGCAGCAGCGTATTTTGCTTTATCCGTAAACCTCATTTTTATAATCCTAATCCTTTCTTGTTTATTGTTCTGTGTCAGTATATCCTCATGGCTTCTGTTACTCTACGGACATAATAAAGCCGCTGCCTGTTTTTTTGGCAGCGGCACGGATTTGTATATTTTTCAGACCATTTTTTAATTTTAACTGTTTTTCATACAGTGCGGGGTGTTTGTATGCTTTGCTTTGTTTTCAACAGAGCGGCTCTGATATCGCCCTCAAGGAGGATGCCCAGCCGTTCTATGAATGGTTCAGGATTGTCCTTCATTCCGTCCTGAAGCCATTTTGTAACAAGCCCGACAAGCGCGGCAGTATAAAAAGCCGATATCGCATTGATATCTTCTTTCGACGCGTCAAGCCCTTCGGCCTGCTTTTGTACAAATTGAGTCATATTGTTTTTTGTTACATCATATATATATTTTTCCAGTACATCGCGGTTCATGGAATTGTATATATGAAAGATTGCCTTTTTATTTTCAAGTGCGAAACCGGTTGCTTCAAAAAATCCCTCCTGCCATGTATTAAATTCCTTGTTGGCATTGATGATCTTTTGAGTTTCAGTTTTAAAAAGCTCGTCGATGAGCGCGTAAATATCACTATAATAATAATAAAAGGTATTGCGGTTTATTCCGCAACGCTCGACAATATCGGTAACGGTAATTTTATCGAACGGTTTTTCGTTCAGCAGCATTATAAATGTTTGTATGATCGCCTGTTTTGTAAACTGGGCCATTCGTTTCACCTCAAATATATAACTTCGACGATATCACTGATCTGACAACTGAAAAACGTGCAAAGCTTCATAAGGACTTCCATTGAAACAGGTTCGTTATGATTTAGTTTTTGAACAGTGCTCGGACTGAGCAAAGCGCGCAGGGCGTTTTTGCGCATATCACGGTCAATAAGCAGTTTCCATAGCTTTTTATAACTCAGCAGTACTTCACTGACTTCAGAATTGTATTCCAATTATAGTACGCCTCCGTCTGCAGATTAAATACCTGAATATATCTATATTATAATACATTTTATATGCGTTCGCAATACATATTAAATGAATTCAGACACATATACTGAAATGACTGTAAATTTAGGCAAGCAGACACATTTATGAAGTAAGACAAAAAAGGCAAGAGAAATAATCACTCCTGCCTTTTTGTATAATTATGTTATATTAAGAAGATTCAAGCTCTGCTCAATGCATTCAATAGCCTTTTCATATAGCATTGCGACTTTTTCGAGAAGCGGCGCAACCGATTTGCTTCTTTCCTCGTTTACTCCCCAGGGTGAATTCCATCCCAGATACGGCGCGCAGCTTTTAAAGACTTTCGCTTCTTCTTCCATATACTCCGCGGCTTTATTAAGCAATTGCTTCGCGGATTCCGGAAAATGGCATGAAATTTCACGTAAAAAGCCCGGAGCGGCCGAATGTACAGAACTGTATATATCGAAACAGTATGCATCTGCAAGATCCCTGTCTTTTCCTGAATTAGAATATGCCTCATGCCATTTTTTTAAGGCTTGAATTCCTTCATAGGAATACCAGCCCCCTTTTTCCGGCTCGTCATTAATGGTTCTTGCATGAGAAACGGCATCTGTCAAAGCGTTGATTTCGGCGCGCTTTGCGTCAAAATTCCCCGTTTTTTCTCCAATAAGCACAGCACCGAAAGCGGGGCATACTTCCACAGCCTTTTCTGCTCTGTCCCAGGATTCTGTGTGGTATTCTGCCGATTCCGGACCCCAATAAGAGCCTCTTCCGAAGAAGATTTTATTAATTTCATCATAGCCGCAGACAACATCCCATTCGGCGCTTGTCATTGCGTGCCATACGAGCGCGGGCTTTCCCGCGTCTATCTGCTGCCGTATCGCAGTTATCATATTATCAGTCAGCTTTTCTCCATCAGGTCCAAAGCAGGGATATTCACTGTATTCGTAGCCTAACAGTTTTATCAAGTCGGTTGACCACATCATCATGCAGCATGTCGGCCTGCTGGGACAGCCGGTGGCAATACGGAAAGCCGCCCCGGATATTCCCTGAATATACTCGGATGTATATGTTTCTCCGAGGTAATTCATTATCACGCGGACACCTTCAAATAACGGTTCCTTAACTCTGTATGTATCTACGTTTTCTAGAATTTTCATTATGAATTCTCCTGTTGATGTTTTACTGATTATTATAATGACATATAAAAACATCCGCAAACAAATTTAATTTCCCTTAAAATGCCTAACTAATTGAATCTGATCGTATTTTAACTCCCAAAATGTGGCTTGTATGTATTGACCTGCTGAATCCTGTCTGTTTTCACCGCAAGGGAAGACATCAAAAATTTTTTTCCACGATTTTGATTTTGCTGCTAATTGTTCATCCGGAGATAAGCTGTCGAACCACTTTGATTCAGTGTCAAACATCTGATCGCAGGTGGAGTTGCCATAATAATAATTGTTGAGAACATATAACCACATCACCTCGTCGCTGAGTAAAACGTCTGAATCCGGTATTTCAATTTCAATACAGACCTGATCTTCACTATAGCCTCGGAATTCCCTGCGGCGCAGATCCGGCTTTTTATGTTGCCAATCAACTGTGTGCCATGCCCATATAGGATACTTAACATATTCCGGTGGCGTCCCTATTTTCGAAATCATTTGTTCAATGAGCCAATCGTAAGCGGGAGAATATCCCCATTCCGTAATTAAATCCGATTTTGTTTGGTCACAGTGTATGATTTTTACAGTTTTCAGTTTTTCATACAGCGTTTTTGGCTGGATAGTCCATAAACGCATAGAATACCTCCATTACTATTTGAAAATCAGAGAGTAAAATATATCAATAACGAAAATTAAATATTTAAAAGGTTTAAAAATCATTTCTTATTAAACATGTGCCTTTTTATAGCGTCAAAGGTTTCATTGCTGATGTCATGCTCGATTTTACATGCGTCTTCGGCCGCCACATCCTTGTCGACTCCGAGCTTGATAAATGCTTCGGTAAGAAGGGTATGGCGTTCATATGTTTTTTTCGCGACTTCTTTTCCTTCTTCAGTCAAAGTCAGAAAGCCTTCGTTTTCAACCGTGACAAAGCCGCCCTCTTTCAATAGACCGATAGCGCGGCTTACACTCGGCTTTGAGTATCCCATATATTCGCCGACATCTATCGCACGGACAGAAGAGCTACGCTTTGACAATATCAATATTGTCTCAAGATACATTTCTCCCGATTCCTGGATATGCATTATAAAACCGCCTTCCTATAAAATCCTCAATTTATATTAACATAAAAATGCAAACATTTCAAGATTGAGATTTTTTTATTGAACATTTTGCGTAATGTCTTATCGAAAAGCTTATTATGCTATTGACATTGAATCATTTCTGTGCTATTATCATCGCAAATGCAAATGATTCGCATTTGAAAACGTTAAATCAGGAGATTATAATGAGTAAAAAAATATTTTATTCAATATTTGGATTATCGCTTGTCCTTTGTATGCTGTTTATTACCGGCTGCAACATAAAAAGCGGCAATGAGACACAGAAAACGGTTATCGCCGTTACTATTGTTCCGGAACAGACCTTTGTAAAAGCTGTTTGCGGTGATCTCGCGGAGGTAGTCACAATGGTTCCGCCCGGAAACAGTCCGGAGAATTTTGAACCTACCGCGGAGTTGATGGAGAAATTCGAAAAGGCAGCTCTGTATTTTTCAATCGGAGTGCCGACAGAGGCGGCAAACATTCTGCCAAAAGCGGGTAATAAAAAGGTAATTTCTCTTGCGGACAAGGTTGCGGAGGTTTATGCCGACAGAAAGTTCGAGTCCGGTGAAAGAGACCCTCATATATGGCTTTCACCTAAAAGAGTCATAGTTATGATCAAGACGATCTCAGATGAAATGAGCAAGCTTGATCCGGCTAACGCTGATACATATGAAAAAAACGCGCAGGCATATATCGAACAGCTTAACAGTGTTGACAAAGATATCAAAGAGGCGCTTGACGGCGTGCAGAGCAAAAAATTCATAGTATATCATCCCGCGTTTGGTTATCTTGCCGATGATTACGGACTTACAATGTACGCTCTCGAGGAAGAAGGGAAGGAAGCGACGGCTCAGCGTTTGCAGGAAATGATAGATACCGCGAAAGCTGAAAACATAAAAGTAATATTCTATCAGGAAGAAATAGACAGCAGCCAGTCGGAAGCGTTTGCAGAGGAGATAGGCGGGAAAACATTGAAGCTTGCGCCTTTAGCGGCTGATTACATAGAAAATATTAAAAGAATGGCCCAAACAATGTCCGAGGTTATGAAATGATAAACGCAGATACCAATAATCCTGCAGTTATAATTAAAGATTTATCAGTATATTACGGACAGACACCCGCGATCGCGGGCGTCTGTCTTGATGTTGCCGACGGCGAATATCTCGGGATTATCGGGCCTAACGGCGGAGGCAAATCGACACTTTTGAAGGCGATTCTCGGACTTGTCCCGGTAACATCCGGTACCGTGCGGATATACGGAAACAGTATCGGGAAAAGCAGAGCGTTGATTGGATATGTTCCTCAGTTTGCCGTGCTTGACAAAAAATTTCCGATTACTCTGTTTGAGGTTGTCCTCACAGGATGCCTGAAAAGGGGTCTGTCGCCATTTTACAGATATACGGCAAAGGACAGGGAAACGGCATACAGCTTACTTGAACGGGTCGGCATATCGAAACTCGCAAAACGCCAGATATCTGACTTGTCCGGCGGCGAATTTCAGAAAATGCTTATCGCAAGAGCGCTCGCCGTCAATCCGAGGCTTTTGCTCCTTGATGAACCGACGGCAAGCGTGGATGCCGTCTCGCGCGAGCAAATATACAATTTACTTGCGGAATTAAATAAAAGCATGACTATAGTGCTTGTTACTCATGACTTGCTGGCTATATCATCTCAGGTTCACAGATTGGCCTGCCTCAACAGGCAGCTTGTTTATCACGGCGAGCCGGAGCTTAGTCAAAGCGTCGTGAACAGCCTTTATGGCTGCCCGGTCGATCTGATCGCGCATGGAGTGCCCCACAGGGTGCTCAAGGAGCACAGGGAGGGAACTCATAATGATTAAGGCGCTTTTTGAATATCAGTTTTTACAGAACGCCCTTTATGCCGGAATTTTGGCCAGCGTCGTCTGTGGTATAATCGGTGTAATAATCGTCGAAAAAAAGCTTGTTATGATGAGCGGGGGAATAGCTCATACCTCATACGGCGGAGTTGGCTTGGGATATTTGCTGGGCTTTGAGCCGATCATCGGCGCTTTTTTGTTTTCTGTATGCGCCGCTTTGGGAATAGGATATATAAAAAGAAAAGGCGGCGCGCAGTCCGATGTCATAATCGGGTTATTCTGGTCGCTCGGTATGGCGCTCGGTATTCTGTTTATTGCCCTGATGCCAGGATATCCGCCGGATCTCAGCTCTTATCTTTTCGGGAACATTCTTTCTGTAACTAAATTTGATCTTTATTTGATGGTATGCCTTACTTTTGTTGTAATACTCGTAATAGTCATGTTGTTCAACGATTGGAAGGCCTATCTTTTTGACGAGGAATTCGCTTCGATAAAAGGAATTAAGACAGCCTTTTTGGAATATTTGCTGCTTGTTCTGATCGCGATGACGGTCGTCGTTTTGATCAGGGTGGTCGGGATCATTCTTGTGCTCGCTTTACTTACCGCGCCCGCCGCGACAGCCGGACTTTTAACCCCGAGCCTGAAAAAGAGAATGCTTTATTCTGTCCTGCTCGGATGTGTCTACTGCCTGGCCGGGCTTTGGATTTCATATGTAATAAATATACCGTCCGGAGCGGCGATAGTGGTTTTATCAGTCATAGGATATTTTATCTCTTATACAATTAATTTGTTGTTCGTAAATCACAGCAGAAAAAGCCGGGAAAAAAATTTTTGAAAGGTGATATAAATGGACAGGCCTGATTTTGCCAATAATCTGAAAATAAAAGGTTTGAAAAGCACAAGGCATCGTTTGGCTATACTTGAAATTCTTGAAAAAAGCAGCCAGCCTATCGCCGCCGAACAGCTTTTTCAGAAAATGAAAGAAATGAATATAACCGTGGATTTGTCTACGGTTTACAGAACTCTCGACACATTATGCGATAAAAGCCTTGTAAAAAAGATAAATATAGACAGTGACAGCAGAGCGTTGTATGAATATAACCGCATGCTGCACACGCATTATCTGGTATGCCTCGGCTGTAAAAAAATAACGGCAATAAAGGGTTGTCCGCTGGAGGATTATGAAAAAAACCTGGCTATAGAGACTGATTATACTATTGCGGGACATAAGCTGGATATTTACGGATATTGCCCGAAATGCCGGAATGCGCGGTCTGCGGGAGGATCGGTCAAATGAAGGCATCATCAAATAATAATTTCCCTGATGATATACCACTCGAAAAAAAATCAGGCGCTTCAGGTATATTTACAGGCATAGTGCTTTTTCTTACAGTGGGATATCTGCTGTTTTATGTCCTTCGCGCAATGGATCTGATCAAAATAGATATGGAAAAAGTCGAAACCTTTAATACCATTTTTATCAGTATACTGATGCAGGCGTTTCCTTTTATGCTGATAGGCGTTCTGGTTTCATCCATAATGCATGTTTTTATACCGGATGAATGGATAGTTAAAATTTTTCCGACAAAACATGGCCTAGGGTTTCTCACGGCGATGTTTGCCGGCCTTTTCTTTCCCGTATGCGAATGCGCCATAGTCCCGGTTATGGCAAGGCTTGTCAAAAAGGGCGTGGCAATGCCTATCGCGATAACCTTTATGCTTTCCGCGCCGATCATCAATCCCATTGTCATTGTATCCACATTGTATGCATTCCCGGGAAGACCGGATATTATGTTTAAACGAGTAGGCTTCGGTTTGCTCATCGCACTGCTTGTCGGCATCGGCATGTCGCTGTTCATGA
This region of Oscillospiraceae bacterium genomic DNA includes:
- a CDS encoding transcriptional repressor, producing MDRPDFANNLKIKGLKSTRHRLAILEILEKSSQPIAAEQLFQKMKEMNITVDLSTVYRTLDTLCDKSLVKKINIDSDSRALYEYNRMLHTHYLVCLGCKKITAIKGCPLEDYEKNLAIETDYTIAGHKLDIYGYCPKCRNARSAGGSVK